From the Phyllopteryx taeniolatus isolate TA_2022b chromosome 16, UOR_Ptae_1.2, whole genome shotgun sequence genome, one window contains:
- the LOC133465764 gene encoding protein SCO1 homolog, mitochondrial, which translates to MSLSVLFRRLGCRRFGCDVKVLQNVRFIYRLVRRDIGPTRTLSPPPPGDVCCRVNERAWHSCLATRCQHPQRSKHFSTLPPPPSSRGKSKKSGPVTWKSLAVTFTIGGALLGGMKYFKIEKEEMIEKERNKSMGRPALGGPFSLVDHKRKLVSSDDFLGQWVLIYFGFTHCPDICPDELEKMMEVVDEIDKIKSLPKLTPILITIDPDRDTPEAMAAYVKEFSPKLIGLTGTTAQVEQVSRAYRVYYSQGPKDEDNDYIVDHTIIMYLVGPDGHFVDYFGQNKRNVEISSAIAAHMRKYKTKK; encoded by the exons ATGTCGCTCAGTGTTTTGTTTCGCCGTCTGGGCTGCAGGCGGTTTGGCTGTGATGTTAAAGTTTTACAAAACGTCAGATTTATTTACCGTCTCGTACGGAGAGACATTGGGCCGACGCGCACGCTGTCACCACCGCCGCCGGGCGACGTCTGCTGCCGG gtgaatgAGAGGGCGTGGCACtcctgcctagcaacaagatGTCAACATCCGCAGAGGTCCAAGCACTTTTCCACACTTCCTCCACCACCTTCGTCGCGGGGCAAATCCAAGAAGTCTGGG CCTGTCACGTGGAAATCTTTAGCGGTAACGTTCACCATTGGGGGAGCTCTGCTCGGCGGGATGAAATACTTCAAGATCGAAAAAGAAGAAA TGATCGAGAAAGAGCGTAACAAGTCAATGGGACGTCCTGCGCTGGGTGGCCCGTTCTCATTGGTGGACCACAAAAGGAAGTTGGTGAGCAGTGACGACTTCCTGGGCCAGTGGGTGCTCATCTACTTCGGCTTCACGCATTGTCCTGATATCTGCCCTGACGAGCTGGAGAAGATGATGGAAGTGGTGGACGAAATcg acaaAATCAAGTCTCTGCCCAAGCTGACACCAATCCTCATTACCATCGACCCTGACAGGGACACGCCAGAGGCCATGGCGGCATATGTCAAAG AGTTTTCTCCAAAGCTGATTGGCCTGACAGGGACGACGGCTCAAGTAGAGCAAGTGTCTCGAGCTTACAGAGTTTACTACAGTCAAGGACCCAAAGACGAAGACAACGACTACATC GTGGACCACACCATCATCATGTACCTGGTTGGACCCGACGGACACTTTGTTGACTATTTTGGTCAGAACAAAAGAAACGTGGAGATCTCCAGTGCCATCGCGGCTCACATGAGGAAGTACAAGACAAAGAAATGA
- the tmem220 gene encoding transmembrane protein 220: protein MKQTNMDCNEKANYRQIPTRYSAETLEKGFLGVPGGRPEASLALQVSAYTATTAMLVVWRACNGMMSLFFGLATYVQINDPDAALWMFGYGVPAILCALIGFKPHVTETLPWRRVADLHMMLCTGMLLIIGWKLYGQNMTGVFQEEEAREFGGVVLTILWLLLCRHSGRSAVGKLRVSAAILVTLFPFVCWFYFHVHEELRAKWPSHCKTAL from the exons ATGAAACAAACGAATATGGACTGCAATGAAAAGGCAAATTACAGACAGATCCCAACGAGGTACTCGGCGGAGACGCTTGAAAAGGGTTTCCTGGGCGTCCCGGGTGGGCGGCCAGAGGCGAGCTTGGCACTCCAAGTCAGCGCGTACACGGCGACCACTGCGATGCTTGTTGTTTGGCGAGCGTGCAATGGGATGATGTCTTTATTCTTTGGCTTGGCGACATACGTTCAG ATCAACGACCCGGACGCAGCCTTGTGGATG TTCGGTTATGGCGTTCCTGCAATCCTCTGTGCGCTCATTGGCTTCAAACCTCATGTGACAG AGACGTTGCCATGGAGACGTGTGGCCGACCTTCACATGATGCTGTGTACTGGGATGCTCCTGATCATCGGATGGAAGCTATACGGACAAAACATGACAGGCGTCTTCCAAGAAGAGGAGGCCCG AGAGTTTGGTGGTGTGGTGTTGACAATTTTGTGGCTTCTCCTGTGTCGTCACTCCGGAAG GTCGGCGGTGGGCAAACTCAGAGTGTCAGCTGCCATCCTCGTCACCCTCTTTCCGTTTGTCTGCTGGTTTTACTTCCACGTCCATGAGGAGCTGCGCGCCAAGTGGCCATCGCACTGCAAAACTGCACTTTAA